A section of the Spirosoma pollinicola genome encodes:
- a CDS encoding hybrid sensor histidine kinase/response regulator, whose protein sequence is MMLTSTNQSSPFTILLVDDRAENLLVLEELLDNGKRQFIKAASGNEALKQALKNDHIGLIMLDVQMPDMDGFEVAKFLKTNPKTRDISIIFVTAISKEEQYVMKGFEEGAVDYLAKPLDSNVTRAKVNVFEQLWRYQQALKQSAGELATINKQLEKFVYMVAHDLKSPLTGLLTQLHFVEAMNDSGPVAQAELADYVGDLKDAGYHLSTMISTILDYSRQSIDQQSVEEVAVAELLSQTVQLLFPPKHINIQVIEPLPVLSTKKIKLQQVFQNLLSNAIKYNDKAQGLIDIGCTDKGKFVEFFVRDNGPGMTQEQQDKLFRLFQPGGHSQRESSTGVGLNILKMLVEEQGGALRVVTSPGAGCMVSFDWRK, encoded by the coding sequence ATGATGCTAACATCTACAAATCAATCCAGTCCGTTCACTATACTTCTGGTCGATGACCGGGCAGAGAACCTGCTGGTTCTGGAAGAACTTCTTGACAATGGAAAGCGCCAGTTTATCAAAGCTGCATCGGGCAACGAAGCCCTGAAACAGGCTTTGAAAAATGACCATATCGGCCTGATTATGCTGGACGTGCAAATGCCTGACATGGATGGCTTTGAAGTGGCTAAATTTTTAAAAACCAACCCTAAAACCCGCGACATCTCCATCATTTTCGTAACGGCCATCAGTAAAGAAGAACAGTACGTAATGAAGGGGTTTGAGGAGGGCGCGGTCGACTATCTGGCCAAGCCGCTTGACAGCAACGTGACCAGAGCGAAGGTAAACGTGTTTGAGCAATTATGGCGCTACCAGCAGGCATTGAAACAATCGGCAGGTGAATTGGCAACGATAAACAAGCAACTCGAGAAGTTCGTCTATATGGTGGCGCATGACCTTAAATCACCACTTACAGGCCTGTTAACCCAGTTACACTTTGTTGAAGCAATGAACGATAGCGGTCCGGTTGCCCAGGCAGAACTGGCTGACTATGTAGGCGATTTGAAGGACGCCGGGTATCATTTGTCTACCATGATCAGTACCATTTTGGACTATTCCCGTCAAAGTATTGATCAGCAAAGCGTGGAAGAGGTAGCTGTCGCCGAGCTTTTATCCCAAACGGTTCAATTGCTGTTTCCGCCGAAGCACATAAACATTCAGGTCATTGAGCCGTTGCCGGTACTTTCTACCAAAAAGATAAAGTTGCAGCAGGTCTTTCAAAATCTGTTAAGTAATGCGATCAAATACAACGATAAGGCACAGGGTCTGATTGATATTGGCTGTACGGATAAGGGTAAATTTGTTGAATTTTTTGTCCGTGATAATGGCCCCGGCATGACGCAGGAACAGCAAGATAAACTCTTTCGGCTTTTTCAACCGGGTGGACATTCGCAGCGGGAAAGCAGCACGGGTGTAGGGCTTAATATCCTAAAAATGCTCGTGGAGGAACAGGGAGGGGCACTTCGCGTCGTTACATCGCCGGGAGCAGGCTGTATGGTGTCCTTCGATTGGCGTAAATAA
- a CDS encoding right-handed parallel beta-helix repeat-containing protein encodes MKQGLYLVCGLLLLVNAQQSMACNCAYTITQSGTYNNSTLHVQPGQTICIQAGHYDFLKFIGFVGTAAQPIRFVNCGGQVGVGANATTSGIQFTNSSYFALTGSGDAAIPYGFLVDKSYSTGSSGVSVGGASTEYEVERVEVSVASYTGFFMKLDPGCDSTTWRDNYTIRNVRIHDNYVHNTGGPGMFIGSGYSATTGATITCNGTTKTVYPVQMTGLQVYNNRIDLTTGVGLNINNAPNASVYNNTLVNTSLGPVPAGWKIGGSAGCGCDYTITKADTYNNARLGVKPGQTVCIQAGQYNYLRLSNFVGSTTQPIRFMNCGGQVTAGTTTGTTGIVVSGSQYFVLSGAGDSNSFYGIKLTQSNGTNGNAMGVSVSGLSSDCEIDHIEVAAANFAGIMVKTDPTCDPATWRENFTMYNVKLHDNYIHDTGGEGMYIGNSFYDGFGVTCDGVAKTVYPHLIQGLEVYNNRIERTGAEGLQYGCAPDAQVHHNRLEYTGISPFANYQNNGLQISSGSGGDCYSNSIRHVAGTGLAILGHLGNGRIFNNVIYDVGQDGIFCDDRPGSLSNTSMAFLNNTISKTGRDGIRLYNEINVNTIANNVITRPNATPSLNGKAFVFAQGATASMSANFTAASASTAGFENDSTDFHLKSGSPLIDFGINVSSWRITVDLDGNPRDTSYDIGAYEYVAGNQGTNATNSAYARVGATPQTDAQTAVAGAYSPEESTSKVVIYPSPAYSQITFQLPQGQVIDQVSIYNAMGQLVITQRSERVDRMTFSVANLLAGTYIFDLIKSPLQTVRGRFVKL; translated from the coding sequence ATGAAACAAGGTTTATATTTAGTATGTGGTCTGCTCCTACTTGTCAACGCTCAACAGTCAATGGCCTGTAACTGTGCCTATACAATTACGCAGAGCGGTACATATAACAACAGTACATTGCATGTACAGCCTGGACAGACGATCTGTATTCAGGCAGGGCATTACGATTTTCTGAAATTTATTGGGTTTGTTGGTACGGCTGCCCAGCCCATTCGTTTCGTCAATTGCGGAGGGCAGGTAGGAGTTGGTGCCAATGCAACCACGTCGGGTATTCAATTCACGAACAGCAGTTATTTTGCACTGACCGGATCGGGCGACGCGGCTATCCCATACGGTTTTCTGGTCGATAAATCCTACAGCACGGGGAGTTCTGGCGTATCGGTAGGCGGGGCAAGTACAGAGTATGAGGTTGAGCGGGTAGAGGTGTCCGTGGCAAGTTATACGGGATTTTTTATGAAGCTGGACCCCGGTTGCGACTCCACCACCTGGCGTGATAATTACACCATTCGCAACGTTCGTATTCATGACAACTATGTGCATAATACCGGCGGTCCCGGTATGTTTATAGGGAGTGGGTACTCGGCTACAACGGGTGCAACCATCACCTGTAATGGTACCACAAAAACAGTTTATCCCGTTCAAATGACCGGTCTACAGGTGTATAACAACCGGATTGACCTAACAACCGGTGTAGGCCTGAATATCAATAATGCCCCCAATGCCAGTGTCTACAACAACACGCTTGTCAATACCAGTTTAGGGCCGGTACCGGCTGGTTGGAAAATAGGCGGCTCAGCTGGTTGCGGTTGTGATTATACGATTACAAAGGCTGACACGTATAACAACGCCCGACTGGGGGTAAAGCCCGGACAAACGGTTTGTATTCAGGCTGGGCAATACAACTATTTGAGGCTGAGTAACTTCGTTGGGTCAACCACGCAGCCAATTCGGTTTATGAACTGTGGCGGGCAGGTAACGGCGGGCACTACTACGGGAACAACGGGTATTGTCGTGTCGGGAAGTCAGTACTTCGTGCTTAGTGGAGCGGGCGATTCCAATTCGTTTTATGGCATAAAACTTACGCAAAGTAACGGGACGAATGGCAACGCAATGGGCGTTAGCGTAAGTGGCCTAAGCTCCGACTGCGAGATTGACCACATCGAGGTAGCAGCTGCCAATTTCGCCGGGATCATGGTCAAAACCGACCCCACCTGCGATCCGGCCACCTGGCGGGAAAACTTCACGATGTATAATGTCAAACTTCATGATAATTACATCCATGATACGGGTGGAGAGGGCATGTATATTGGCAACTCATTCTACGATGGTTTCGGTGTAACCTGCGATGGAGTCGCCAAAACGGTTTATCCTCACCTGATTCAGGGGCTGGAAGTTTACAACAATCGCATTGAGCGCACCGGCGCCGAAGGCCTGCAATACGGGTGCGCCCCCGATGCACAGGTACATCATAATCGGCTTGAGTACACCGGTATTAGCCCCTTTGCCAATTATCAGAACAATGGACTGCAAATAAGCAGCGGTTCGGGGGGAGATTGTTACAGCAACAGTATCAGACACGTAGCTGGTACAGGGTTAGCCATTCTGGGCCATTTGGGAAATGGTCGCATTTTCAATAATGTGATTTATGATGTGGGGCAGGATGGTATTTTTTGTGATGACCGGCCAGGCTCGCTGTCCAATACGTCGATGGCTTTTTTGAACAACACTATCAGCAAGACGGGGCGTGATGGCATACGCTTGTATAACGAGATCAATGTAAATACCATTGCCAACAACGTTATTACGCGCCCAAATGCAACCCCATCGTTAAACGGTAAAGCGTTCGTCTTTGCGCAGGGAGCAACCGCCAGCATGTCGGCAAACTTTACGGCTGCCAGTGCATCGACGGCGGGATTTGAAAATGATTCGACAGATTTTCATTTGAAAAGCGGCTCCCCATTAATCGATTTCGGGATCAATGTTTCGAGTTGGCGTATAACCGTTGACCTGGATGGCAACCCGCGCGACACAAGTTACGACATAGGGGCCTATGAATATGTGGCGGGCAATCAAGGCACAAACGCGACGAACTCAGCCTACGCTCGCGTAGGGGCGACCCCGCAAACAGACGCTCAGACGGCAGTAGCAGGGGCGTATTCACCCGAAGAGAGTACATCCAAAGTCGTCATTTATCCATCACCTGCTTATAGTCAGATTACCTTTCAGTTGCCTCAGGGGCAGGTTATTGATCAAGTGTCAATATACAATGCGATGGGTCAGCTGGTAATTACGCAACGAAGCGAACGAGTCGATAGGATGACATTTAGCGTAGCTAACTTATTGGCTGGTACGTACATTTTTGATCTTATCAAAAGTCCACTTCAAACAGTTCGGGGGCGGTTTGTAAAGCTATAA
- a CDS encoding right-handed parallel beta-helix repeat-containing protein: MNVLPGKTVCIQSGRYDHLRFIGFVGTSAQPIRFINCGGQVNVGIDEYYSGIQFEASRYFVLSGSGDSNYQYGFKLDQSNTDASGLSIGVLSSDCEVERVEVAKAGFAGFFIKTDPTCDPVTWREKFTMYNVKLHDNYIHDTGGEGMYIGNSFYSGVNVTCNGAVKVVYPHLIQGLEVYNNRIEHTGAEGLQYGCAPDAQVHHNHIDYAGISPFAKNQNNGLQISGGSGGDCYSNIIRHVAGTGLAILGHLGNNRIYNNVIYDVGQDGIFCDDRPGSLSNTSMAFLNNTISKAGRDGIRLYNEINVNTIANNVITQTNAIPALGGRAFVFQQGARADMVANFVAINTATAGFVDVSADSADFRLTPCSPLIRAGVNVSSWGVLADLDGKLRDGAYDIGAYSFSPDSLNTAPIDVALACLNQRLALVIAYPSPTSDQVTLLLPEDQFIDQIHIYNSMGQRVINQLNTQGRTNTLTISVAHLPSGHYFFDIFINPSDIIRGRFIKQ; this comes from the coding sequence ATGAATGTCCTGCCGGGCAAAACCGTTTGTATTCAGTCAGGTCGATATGATCATTTACGCTTCATTGGCTTTGTTGGTACGTCCGCTCAGCCAATCCGATTCATTAATTGTGGTGGACAAGTGAATGTCGGTATAGATGAATATTACTCGGGTATTCAGTTCGAAGCCAGTCGTTACTTTGTCCTGTCGGGATCGGGAGACAGTAATTATCAGTACGGTTTCAAGCTGGATCAGTCCAACACTGATGCATCTGGCTTAAGCATTGGCGTACTGAGTTCAGACTGTGAGGTTGAGCGCGTAGAAGTCGCCAAAGCTGGTTTTGCCGGTTTTTTCATCAAAACCGACCCCACCTGCGACCCAGTCACCTGGCGGGAAAAGTTTACGATGTACAATGTCAAACTCCACGATAACTACATCCATGATACGGGTGGAGAGGGCATGTATATTGGCAACTCGTTTTACAGTGGCGTCAACGTTACCTGCAATGGGGCTGTTAAAGTGGTTTATCCTCATCTGATTCAGGGGCTGGAGGTTTACAATAACCGTATTGAGCATACAGGAGCCGAGGGTCTGCAGTACGGATGTGCTCCCGATGCTCAGGTACATCACAATCATATTGACTATGCAGGAATCAGCCCCTTTGCCAAAAATCAGAATAATGGTCTGCAAATTAGTGGTGGCTCCGGCGGAGATTGTTACAGCAACATCATCCGCCATGTGGCGGGCACGGGCTTGGCCATTCTGGGGCATCTGGGTAACAATCGAATTTACAACAATGTGATCTATGATGTGGGGCAGGATGGTATCTTTTGTGATGACCGGCCAGGCTCGCTGTCCAATACGTCGATGGCTTTTTTGAACAACACCATCAGCAAGGCGGGGCGCGACGGCATACGTTTGTATAACGAGATCAACGTAAATACTATTGCTAATAACGTTATAACCCAGACCAATGCAATCCCGGCTCTGGGTGGAAGGGCTTTTGTTTTTCAGCAAGGGGCGCGGGCTGATATGGTCGCTAACTTTGTGGCAATCAACACCGCAACAGCCGGATTTGTTGATGTGTCGGCTGACTCCGCCGATTTTCGTCTAACGCCCTGCTCACCATTAATTCGAGCTGGTGTCAATGTTTCTTCCTGGGGTGTTCTGGCCGATCTGGATGGGAAGTTGCGGGACGGCGCCTACGATATAGGCGCTTATAGCTTTAGTCCCGATAGCCTCAATACGGCACCAATTGACGTGGCCTTGGCATGCTTAAATCAGCGATTAGCGTTGGTTATTGCCTACCCATCACCAACTTCCGATCAGGTAACGCTGCTACTGCCCGAAGATCAGTTTATTGACCAGATACACATTTATAATTCAATGGGTCAACGGGTAATCAATCAATTGAACACCCAGGGCCGAACAAATACACTGACAATCAGCGTGGCACATTTACCATCAGGCCATTACTTCTTCGATATATTTATCAACCCGTCAGACATAATCCGAGGGCGTTTTATCAAACAATAA
- a CDS encoding chemotaxis protein CheB: MAENRLTHPCEAIVMGGSTGSIEVLLSVLPQLPDPLSFALIIVLHRKNTADSTLANLLSLKTTIPLREVDDKDVVRPGTIYLAPADYHLLIEQDRTFSLDDSEKVNFSRPSIDVTFESAADVYGSSLVGILLSGANADGSAGLRAIKKAGGLLVVQQPETAQVGFMPQQAILNTAVDYILTVPQLIDFIKSLNLTH, translated from the coding sequence ATGGCGGAAAATAGGCTGACCCACCCCTGTGAAGCCATTGTTATGGGGGGGTCTACAGGAAGTATTGAGGTGTTACTTAGTGTATTACCACAACTACCCGATCCACTTTCGTTTGCCCTGATCATTGTCCTGCATCGTAAAAATACAGCCGACTCCACTCTGGCGAACCTGCTTTCACTTAAAACAACTATTCCCCTCCGCGAGGTAGACGATAAAGATGTGGTCAGACCGGGAACCATATACCTCGCCCCTGCGGACTACCATCTTCTGATTGAACAGGATAGAACATTTTCATTGGACGATTCCGAGAAAGTGAATTTCAGTCGGCCCTCTATCGATGTCACGTTCGAATCGGCTGCCGATGTGTATGGTTCATCGTTGGTAGGAATATTACTCTCCGGAGCCAATGCAGATGGTAGTGCAGGCTTGAGAGCTATAAAAAAAGCAGGGGGTCTGCTCGTGGTTCAGCAACCCGAAACGGCCCAGGTTGGCTTTATGCCTCAACAGGCAATCCTGAACACTGCTGTCGATTATATACTGACTGTTCCACAGTTAATTGACTTTATCAAGTCCCTGAATTTGACTCATTGA
- a CDS encoding GAF domain-containing hybrid sensor histidine kinase/response regulator, translated as MTKSLTGRIYFGTALTFLTVPVIILLYFSAFRRHDALLVHSTQVEKITEQVSSLQLALLEVKNNPQNTVSSAPKVSANPLTVVAIDRILNDLKGLLAAEPTQLNRFNQVEKKTTRFLLGNASQLDDIRSQLTRIKQQSQQELLARKQKEADTDYMEECAMWVAVLVAVVNIAILILVIFEEFRKRRRAERELKENLNTLQIYNQESEERNWQLSGLSAISHSLQDMESPQDIARKILVTLIEHLDLPAGAVYLFNTAERQLERVAAVGLPADVRCTFSPTEGLVGQASQGQKMMIVNQVPTDYWQLKSGSGEAQPGQLVLVPLWYRKNKELIAVLELASFRTLEPPVINLLKRLMEPLAVAINSAQTHEQVRALLQQVQQQNELVADQQEELRQSNESLMRQAENLQASEEELRVQQEELRQINAELVEKNEAVEIARQSLSLKARELEVTSQYKSAFLANMSHELRTPLNSVLILAKLLADNKLNNLTTKQIEYANVIYKSGNDLLELINDILDLAKIEAGHIDLHQEPVPVKTILRDLTQLFTVVAEEKKVQLITTIHESVPAEIVTDRLRVEQILKNLLSNAFKFTPAGGHITLNFSIEPHSPLLTRAELRQEKSLLTISVADTGIGIPVDKQQLIFEAFQQVDGSTSRKYGGTGLGLSISRELIKRLGGEITLQSEEDRGSTFTIWLPLSGWHSKETPQESLQEASDKAYWNRSTKANHQLTPVLQDTVSDDRKSLVKGDKVMLIIEDDARFASIVRDFSRSKGYKTLVALQGDEGLAYARQYEPSAIILDLQLPVLDGISILKLLKDDAHLKHIPVHVVSASDEPKLALPGALAYLQKPLKREDLEDAFTRINNSLAQQIKNVLVLSGDYLPDDSLTKLINDRHFGITCDYAVLNDEALQKVHDKGYDCVIADIGKDLEKGIIKLRQLQAAMPDNQIPVIIYMDNELSNIDELQLKKLSDTVVHDSVQAKDRLMDQLELFLYKVQQETTTQPLPAPVTQSSPGRSNWHGKTILLVDDDMRNVFSISTLLEENNLHVVTSSDGQEAIDTLNEQSHVDLVLMDIMMPVMDGYEATRRIRTDKRFIDLPIIALTAKAMPGDREKCLEAGASDYITKPLDINQLLSLMNVWIPA; from the coding sequence ATGACAAAATCGTTAACTGGCCGAATATATTTTGGTACAGCACTTACTTTTCTAACTGTACCGGTAATTATCTTACTTTATTTTAGTGCCTTTCGCCGACACGACGCTTTACTGGTTCATTCGACTCAGGTTGAGAAAATAACAGAGCAGGTTTCCAGCCTTCAACTAGCATTGCTTGAGGTAAAAAATAATCCACAAAATACTGTTTCATCTGCGCCAAAAGTATCAGCGAACCCGCTTACAGTTGTTGCTATTGATCGAATCCTGAACGACCTGAAGGGGTTACTGGCCGCGGAACCCACCCAATTGAACCGTTTTAATCAGGTTGAAAAAAAAACCACTCGTTTTCTGTTAGGGAACGCCAGCCAATTGGATGATATACGTAGTCAGTTGACCCGGATAAAGCAGCAGTCTCAACAGGAATTGCTGGCCAGAAAACAAAAAGAGGCCGATACTGACTACATGGAAGAGTGTGCCATGTGGGTAGCAGTGCTAGTGGCCGTTGTCAACATTGCGATTCTTATACTGGTCATTTTTGAAGAGTTCCGAAAACGCCGACGTGCTGAACGTGAGCTCAAGGAAAACCTGAATACGCTTCAAATTTATAATCAGGAAAGCGAAGAGCGAAACTGGCAACTTAGTGGCCTGTCGGCCATCAGTCATAGTTTGCAGGATATGGAAAGTCCGCAGGATATAGCCAGAAAAATACTTGTTACCCTTATCGAACACCTTGATTTACCAGCCGGAGCTGTTTACCTGTTCAATACAGCAGAACGCCAGCTGGAACGGGTTGCTGCGGTTGGCTTACCTGCCGATGTTCGCTGCACCTTTTCTCCAACCGAAGGGCTTGTCGGTCAGGCGTCGCAAGGTCAGAAAATGATGATAGTAAACCAGGTTCCAACTGACTACTGGCAGTTGAAATCGGGTAGTGGCGAGGCACAGCCGGGCCAGCTTGTGCTGGTGCCTTTATGGTACCGCAAAAATAAAGAATTGATCGCGGTGCTGGAACTGGCCTCGTTTCGAACGCTCGAACCGCCGGTCATAAACTTGCTCAAACGACTGATGGAACCTCTGGCGGTAGCGATCAATTCGGCGCAAACGCATGAGCAGGTCCGGGCTTTGCTACAACAGGTTCAACAGCAAAATGAACTGGTGGCCGATCAGCAGGAGGAACTCCGGCAATCGAACGAATCACTCATGCGGCAGGCCGAGAACTTGCAGGCATCGGAAGAAGAACTGAGAGTTCAGCAGGAAGAACTTCGGCAGATCAACGCCGAACTGGTCGAAAAAAATGAAGCCGTAGAAATAGCCCGACAATCGCTGTCCCTGAAAGCCAGGGAACTGGAGGTAACCAGCCAGTATAAATCTGCCTTTCTGGCTAACATGTCGCACGAATTGCGGACACCCCTGAACAGCGTGCTGATTCTGGCGAAACTACTGGCCGATAACAAACTCAACAACCTGACAACCAAGCAGATTGAGTATGCGAATGTCATTTATAAATCGGGAAACGATCTCCTTGAACTGATCAACGACATTCTGGATCTGGCGAAAATTGAAGCGGGCCATATCGACCTGCATCAGGAGCCCGTACCCGTGAAGACTATTCTGCGGGACCTTACCCAGCTATTCACCGTTGTTGCCGAAGAAAAAAAGGTACAACTCATTACGACCATCCACGAATCGGTACCAGCAGAGATCGTTACTGATCGTCTACGGGTAGAGCAAATTCTTAAAAACCTCTTATCCAACGCCTTCAAGTTTACTCCGGCAGGCGGTCACATTACGCTGAACTTCTCCATTGAGCCTCATTCTCCATTGCTCACCCGGGCAGAGCTTCGTCAGGAAAAATCACTGTTGACCATTTCGGTAGCGGATACAGGCATCGGTATTCCGGTTGATAAACAACAGCTTATATTTGAAGCTTTCCAGCAGGTAGACGGTTCAACGAGTCGTAAATATGGCGGCACGGGACTGGGCCTGTCCATCAGTCGGGAACTGATCAAACGGCTGGGTGGCGAAATTACCTTGCAAAGCGAAGAAGACCGGGGCAGTACCTTCACAATCTGGTTACCACTCTCGGGCTGGCACAGTAAAGAAACACCACAGGAGTCGCTTCAGGAAGCCAGCGATAAGGCCTATTGGAACCGCTCAACCAAGGCGAATCACCAGTTGACGCCTGTGTTGCAGGATACCGTTTCCGATGATCGGAAATCGCTGGTGAAGGGCGACAAAGTGATGCTTATCATTGAAGATGATGCTCGTTTTGCCAGCATTGTCCGGGACTTTTCCCGCTCTAAAGGCTACAAAACGCTGGTTGCTTTACAAGGCGATGAAGGGCTGGCTTATGCCCGCCAGTATGAACCATCGGCCATTATTCTGGATCTACAGCTACCCGTACTCGATGGCATCAGCATTCTTAAACTCCTTAAAGACGATGCCCATTTAAAACATATTCCGGTACATGTGGTCTCGGCCAGCGACGAGCCAAAACTAGCCTTGCCCGGTGCGCTGGCCTATCTTCAAAAACCCCTGAAGCGCGAAGATCTGGAAGATGCCTTTACCCGAATAAACAACAGTCTTGCCCAGCAGATAAAAAATGTACTGGTACTGTCGGGCGACTACCTGCCCGATGACTCACTCACCAAGCTAATTAATGATAGGCACTTCGGTATCACCTGCGATTATGCCGTTTTGAATGACGAAGCGCTGCAAAAAGTACACGACAAAGGGTATGACTGTGTCATTGCCGATATTGGGAAAGACCTGGAAAAAGGCATCATAAAGCTACGCCAGTTGCAGGCAGCTATGCCCGACAATCAGATTCCGGTTATCATCTATATGGATAACGAGCTTTCTAACATCGACGAGCTGCAACTGAAGAAATTGTCTGATACGGTTGTGCACGATTCCGTTCAGGCTAAAGATCGGCTTATGGACCAACTGGAGCTGTTTCTCTATAAAGTTCAACAGGAAACGACAACCCAACCCCTCCCCGCCCCGGTAACGCAGTCTTCGCCAGGTCGATCAAACTGGCATGGAAAAACAATTTTGCTGGTCGATGACGATATGCGTAACGTTTTTTCAATAAGCACTCTGCTGGAAGAGAATAACTTACACGTTGTTACCTCCAGCGATGGTCAGGAGGCCATCGATACGCTGAACGAGCAAAGCCATGTAGATCTGGTTCTGATGGATATTATGATGCCTGTCATGGACGGCTACGAGGCCACCCGGCGAATTCGGACCGATAAGCGATTTATTGACTTGCCAATCATTGCCCTGACTGCCAAAGCGATGCCCGGCGACCGCGAAAAATGCCTTGAAGCGGGTGCATCAGACTATATCACAAAACCACTGGACATCAATCAGTTATTATCGTTAATGAATGTCTGGATACCCGCATGA
- a CDS encoding CheR family methyltransferase — MINPDCELSTTELDDILTIVRLVHGYDLTMYAQASLKRRIVRCMGLVKIQTAADLRYRLTNDAIFFAWFLQTIMVNVTEMFRDPPFYSNLIEKVFPLLASYPIIKIWHAGCSTGEEVYSMAILLKEANLLERCRIYATDLNAANLDKARQGIVNIQHMDDYALNYKQAGGTHDLSDYYTVDGNHAVMQKSLRDSILFAQHNLVTDRVFNEFQLVCCRNVLIYFNKDLQNHVIRLFHDSLASLGYLAIGPKESLMFTDLRNQFEPINAETRIFRRTR, encoded by the coding sequence ATGATAAACCCGGACTGTGAACTAAGTACCACTGAGCTGGACGACATTTTGACGATTGTCAGGCTCGTACACGGCTACGACTTGACAATGTATGCACAGGCATCATTGAAACGTCGGATTGTGCGCTGTATGGGGCTGGTCAAGATTCAGACGGCCGCCGACCTACGTTATCGGCTAACGAACGACGCGATCTTTTTCGCCTGGTTTTTACAGACAATCATGGTGAACGTTACTGAAATGTTTCGTGATCCGCCGTTTTACAGCAACCTGATCGAGAAAGTATTCCCACTACTAGCCTCCTATCCGATCATTAAAATCTGGCATGCCGGATGCTCCACGGGCGAAGAGGTTTACTCAATGGCTATTTTACTAAAAGAGGCTAATCTGCTGGAACGCTGCCGCATATACGCCACCGATCTTAACGCGGCAAATCTGGACAAAGCCCGGCAGGGTATCGTTAACATACAACACATGGATGACTATGCACTTAATTATAAACAAGCCGGCGGTACTCACGATTTATCGGATTACTACACGGTAGATGGCAACCATGCGGTCATGCAAAAAAGCCTTCGGGATTCGATTCTCTTTGCCCAGCATAATCTGGTAACCGACCGGGTTTTCAATGAATTCCAGCTAGTATGTTGCCGTAACGTGCTGATCTATTTCAATAAAGACCTGCAAAATCACGTTATCCGGCTTTTTCACGACAGCCTGGCGTCATTAGGTTATTTAGCCATAGGACCAAAAGAATCACTCATGTTTACTGATTTACGCAATCAATTTGAACCCATCAATGCCGAAACCCGAATTTTCCGACGTACCCGATAG